A section of the Alligator mississippiensis isolate rAllMis1 chromosome 8, rAllMis1, whole genome shotgun sequence genome encodes:
- the LOC102573938 gene encoding protein CD300H isoform X1 yields the protein MRIFPMFGWMLLLGCCAGIDLLSLTDPDAVTGPETVTGPEGRSVSVMCHYKKGYEKYPKFWCRDNLLSCLGSHIIDTTGSEAEVWHDRFSIQDNHTQRTITVTVENLVMADTGTYLCGVARALRVDPTHPVYLLVSPAEWTQMPPECSSPSSSTTPASPWTTAEKEHDFASHHTTPTGSADIPIYILVLCTLLVLILLLVAIAVLIFISRRKRKGSSVQMARKTNHSDLDSEKKDEIAYATVTISTPNQHAIYSNVEQLSKATGSASLPEETLYTTVKSKT from the exons ATGAGGATCTTCCCCATGTTTGGCTGGATGCTCCTTCTAG GCTGCTGCGCAGGAATAGACCTTCTGTCACTGACAGATCCCGACGCAGTGACGGGCCCGGAGACAGTGACGGGACCTGAAGGACGTTCGGTGTCTGTGATGTGCCACTATAAGAAAGGCTATGAAAAGTATCCAAAATTCTGGTGCAGAGACAACCTGCTATCGTGCTTGGGCAGCCACATCATAGATACCACAGGGTCGGAGGCTGAGGTGTGGCACGACCGATTCTCCATCCAGGACAACCACACCCAGCGCACCATCACGGTGACCGTGGAGAACCTGGTCATGGCGGACACCGGCACCTACCTGTGCGGGGTGGCAAGGGCACTGAGAGTTGATCCCACACACCCTGTGTACCTGCTTGTGTCTCCAG CAGAATGGACACAGATGCCCCCAGAGTGCTCATCTCCTTCTTCCTCCACAACGCCGGCCTCACCATGGACAACTGCTGAGAAAGAACATGACTTCGCTAGCCACCACACCACTCCGACAGG GTCTGCAGATATCCCAATCTACATCCTGGTACTGTGCACCCTGCTGGTTCTCATCTTGCTTTTAGTCGCAATTGCAGTGTTGATCTTTATctccagaaggaaaagaaaag GATCATCTGTGCAGATGGCCAGGAAAACCAACCACTCAGATTTG GATTCAGAAAAGAAAGACGAGATTGCTTATGCCACCGTGACAATATCCACCCCAAACCAGCATGCCATCTACAGCAATGTAGAGCAGCTCTCCAAGGCGACGGGCTCAGCCAGTCTCCCAGAGGAAACCCTGTACACGACGGTGAAAAGCAAGACATAA
- the LOC106737734 gene encoding uncharacterized protein LOC106737734: MRRMDMLAALRVALHTWAAAPEFQRMLVAARSRLIQILEQLASSQGPTDDSSFSAAACLAYLDSSNPTARETLQRCLVLEDRKMKMQALILLVRYMKIASATIIQALLDQLCHSPVYKYRADSASLLSCIGLWRIQQEDLEDEVFMVLLEKLHCEPFLVVRQTVAMTVEVLHMKEQVWDIVENRLKEKCKVTRRQAVASLGALGLPNKQVFFTLLEMLETDSSEAVRIQVIKTFSILGMNKRHVLKSLLMKVDPKGPLGRECVKALRGLQKSPSTQRDPTLRDYEISQEVVTGVSPLASCVLRAGR, encoded by the exons ATGCGGAGAATGGACATGCTGGCTGCTCTGAGGGTGGCTCTGCATACATGGGCTGCAGCCCCCGAGTTCCAG AGGATGCTGGTGGCTGCCCGGTCCAGACTCATCCAGATCCTCGAGCAACTGGCATCCTCACAGGGTCCCACAGATGATTCCAGCTTCTCTGCAGCCGCCTGCTTGGCGTACCTGGACTCTTCCAACCCCACTGCCCGCGAGACCCTGCAGAGGTGCCTGGTGCTGGAGGACAGGAAGATGAAGATGCAG GCTTTGATTCTGCTGGTCAGGTACATGAAGATAGCCAGTGCCACTATCATCCAGGCCCTTCTAGATCAGCTTTGCCATTCTCCAGTTTACAAG TATCGTGCCGATTCTGCCAGTTTGCTGAGCTGCATTGGGTTATGGCGGATCCAGCAGGAAGATCTGGAAGATGAGGTGTTTATGGTACTGCTAGAAAAGCTGCACTGCGAGCCATTTCTG GTAGTCAGGCAGACGGTGGCAATGACTGTGGAAGTTTTGCACATGAAGGAACAGGTGTGGGATATTGTGGAGAA CCGGCTGAAAGAGAAGTGCAAGGTGACCAGAAGACAGGCCGTTGCTTCATTG GGTGCCCTTGGTCTTCCCAATAAGCAGGTGTTCTTTACCCTGCTGGAGATGCTGGAGACAGACAGCAGTGAGGCGGTCCGCATACAA GTTATCAAGACATTTTCCATTCTGGGGATGAACAAAAGACATGTGTTGAAGAGCTTGCTGATGAAAGTAGACCCAAAAGGGCCTCTAGGCAG AGAATGTGTGAAAGCCTTGAGAGGCCTCCAGAAATCTCCCAGCACCCAAAGAGACCCAACGCTCAGAGACTATGAGATCTCCCAAGAGGTGGTGACTGGAGTGTCGCCTCTAGCATCCTGTGTGCTCAGAGCCGGCAGATGA
- the LOC102573938 gene encoding CMRF35-like molecule 7 isoform X2, whose protein sequence is MRIFPMFGWMLLLGCCAGIDLLSLTDPDAVTGPETVTGPEGRSVSVMCHYKKGYEKYPKFWCRDNLLSCLGSHIIDTTGSEAEVWHDRFSIQDNHTQRTITVTVENLVMADTGTYLCGVARALRVDPTHPVYLLVSPEWTQMPPECSSPSSSTTPASPWTTAEKEHDFASHHTTPTGSADIPIYILVLCTLLVLILLLVAIAVLIFISRRKRKGSSVQMARKTNHSDLDSEKKDEIAYATVTISTPNQHAIYSNVEQLSKATGSASLPEETLYTTVKSKT, encoded by the exons ATGAGGATCTTCCCCATGTTTGGCTGGATGCTCCTTCTAG GCTGCTGCGCAGGAATAGACCTTCTGTCACTGACAGATCCCGACGCAGTGACGGGCCCGGAGACAGTGACGGGACCTGAAGGACGTTCGGTGTCTGTGATGTGCCACTATAAGAAAGGCTATGAAAAGTATCCAAAATTCTGGTGCAGAGACAACCTGCTATCGTGCTTGGGCAGCCACATCATAGATACCACAGGGTCGGAGGCTGAGGTGTGGCACGACCGATTCTCCATCCAGGACAACCACACCCAGCGCACCATCACGGTGACCGTGGAGAACCTGGTCATGGCGGACACCGGCACCTACCTGTGCGGGGTGGCAAGGGCACTGAGAGTTGATCCCACACACCCTGTGTACCTGCTTGTGTCTCCAG AATGGACACAGATGCCCCCAGAGTGCTCATCTCCTTCTTCCTCCACAACGCCGGCCTCACCATGGACAACTGCTGAGAAAGAACATGACTTCGCTAGCCACCACACCACTCCGACAGG GTCTGCAGATATCCCAATCTACATCCTGGTACTGTGCACCCTGCTGGTTCTCATCTTGCTTTTAGTCGCAATTGCAGTGTTGATCTTTATctccagaaggaaaagaaaag GATCATCTGTGCAGATGGCCAGGAAAACCAACCACTCAGATTTG GATTCAGAAAAGAAAGACGAGATTGCTTATGCCACCGTGACAATATCCACCCCAAACCAGCATGCCATCTACAGCAATGTAGAGCAGCTCTCCAAGGCGACGGGCTCAGCCAGTCTCCCAGAGGAAACCCTGTACACGACGGTGAAAAGCAAGACATAA